The Pedococcus dokdonensis region GCCAACGTCCGCAAGGTGATGCCGATCTTCGACGCGCTGCGCCCCGAGGGTCCGCGCGAGGAGGGCTTCGTGCACGCCGGCAAGGTGGGTGCCGGCCACTACGCGAAGATGGTCCACAACGGCATCGAGTACGGCCTGATGGCGGCGTACGCCGAGGGCTACGAGCTGCTCGAGGCCAAGGACATCGTCACCGACGTGCCCGGCGCCTTCAAGGCGTGGACCCGTGGCACCGTCGTCCGGTCCTGGCTGCTCGACCTGCTCGTCGACGCGCTGGAGAAGAACCCGCACCTCGAGGACGTCTCGGGTTACACCGTCGACTCCGGTGAGGGCCGCTGGACCGTCGAGGAGGCGATCGCCAACTCGGTGCCGATGCCGGTCATCTCCGCGTCCCTGTTCTCCCGGTTCGCCTCGCGCCAGCAGGAGTCGCCCACGATGCAGGCCGTCGCGGCGCTGCGTGGTGGCTTCGGTGGGCACCAGGTCATGTCGGTCGCCGAGGGGGAGAAGCTGCGGGCCGACGGCGCGCCCAAGCACGAGAAGGCCGTCGCCGCCAAGGCCGCCGCCAAGGAGAAGCCGACCAAGAGCCCGGCCAAGGCCGCCGCGAAGGGCCGCAAGGCCGCCTCGGCCGGTCCGTCGTCGGGCACTGGCTCGACCCGTGGCTCCGGCGCAACCTCCGGCTCGGGCTCGACCCGCAAGCGCGCGGCCAAGAAGTCCAGCTGACCGAGCACCCGAACGGACGCCGATGC contains the following coding sequences:
- the gnd gene encoding phosphogluconate dehydrogenase (NAD(+)-dependent, decarboxylating); this translates as MQLGLIGLGKMGGNMRERIRRAGHEVVGFDRNPDVSDVKSMAALVKALDAPRTVWVMVPSGAPTRDTVVQLSKLLDKGDLVVDGGNSRFTDDFENEKLLKANGIGYVDCGVSGGIWGLENGYGLMVGGSAANVRKVMPIFDALRPEGPREEGFVHAGKVGAGHYAKMVHNGIEYGLMAAYAEGYELLEAKDIVTDVPGAFKAWTRGTVVRSWLLDLLVDALEKNPHLEDVSGYTVDSGEGRWTVEEAIANSVPMPVISASLFSRFASRQQESPTMQAVAALRGGFGGHQVMSVAEGEKLRADGAPKHEKAVAAKAAAKEKPTKSPAKAAAKGRKAASAGPSSGTGSTRGSGATSGSGSTRKRAAKKSS